GCCGATCTGGCAGGTGGACACGGTCAACAACACGCCGCCCTACACGATCACCGGCGCACCGCGCGTGATCAACGGCAAGGTCATTATCGGCAATGGCGGCGCGGAGCTGGGCGTGCGCGGCTACTTCACTGCCTATGACGCCAATACCGGCGAAGAGCTGTGGCGCTTCTACACGGTGCCGGGCAACCCGGACGAGCCGGTTGAGAACCCGCACCTGGAAGCCGCGATGGACACCTGGTCGATGGGCGAAGGCTATGACGGCCCGCCGTGGTGGGAAGTCGGCGGCGGCGGCACGACCTGGGATTCCATGGTCTATGACGCCGAACTCAACACGCTTTATGTGGGCGTCGGCAACGGCTCGCCCTGGGCGCGCTATGTGCGCTCGCCGGGCGGCGGTGACAATCTCTACCTGTCGTCGATCCTGGCTGTGAACCCGGATACGGGTGAGCTCAAGTGGCATTACCAGACCACGCCGGGCGACACATGGGACTACACGGCCACGCAGCACATCATTCTCGCCGACATGGAAATCGACGGCGATATGCGCAAGGTGGCGATGCAGGCCCCGAAGAACGGGTTCTTCTATGTGCTGGACCGGGTGACGGGCGAACTCATCTCCGCGGAGAAGTATACGCTGGTGACCTGGGCATCCCATGTGGACATGGAAACGGGCCGTCCGGTGGAAACGCCTGAATCCAACTACAAGGACCAGACGCAGGTCGTGTTGCCGGGCGCCATCGGCGGGCACAACTGGCACCCGATGGCCTACAACCCGGACACGGGCCTTGTGTACATCCCCGCCATGGAGACCTTCGGCATCTACGCGGACGCGTATGAGAGCTATGAGATCCAGGAGCGGTGGTGGAACACCGGCATGAAGTGGGATGCCTATTACGACGAGATCATCCGGACGCTCGAGGCGGAAGGTGACCTGCCGTATAACCGCGGCGTGCTGAAAGCCTGGGACCCGGTGAAGCAGAAGGAAGCCTGGGCGGTGGTCCATACGGATCACTGGAACGGCGGCGTGCTGACCACGGCGGGCAATCTCGTGTTCCAGGGCACGGGCGACGGCAAGTTCCGCGCCTATCGCGCTGACAATGGCGAGCAGCTGCTGGAGATCGAAACCAAGACCGGCATCATTGCGCCGCCCATCACCTATGCGGTGGATGGGGAGCAATTTGTGGCGGTGCTGCTGGGCTGGGGTGGCGCGGCCATCACGGCCGGTGACGCCCGCACGGCGTCGGCGGCGCGTTATGGCAATGAGGGCCGTCTGCTGGTTTTCAAGCTTGGCGGCGAGGCGGAGTACCCGGAAGTGATCGAGAAGAATCTCGACATTCCCGAGCCGCCGACCGATGTGCAGCTCTCGGCCATGGAGATCCGCAAGGGCGGCCAGCTGTTTATGGGCACCTGCGCCCTGTGCCACGGCGCGCTCGCCGTGTCGCCGGGTGTGGCACCGGATCTGCGCTACATGTCCGAAGGCGTGCATGCCAATTTCAAGGACATCGTCGCCAACGGCATTCTTGCCCATTCGGGCATGGCCAAGTTCTCGGACCTGCACACGGACGAAGAGTTTGACCTGATGTATGGCTACATCGTTGCCCGGGCCCGCGAGGACCGGAAGGCAGCGCTGGCCGCACAGGAAGGCCAGAACGGCGGATAATCGTCCATTCACGGAAAAAGAAGCGGGCGCCGGAGCAATCCGGCGCCCGTTTTCGTTTCAGGACAGGACTGCCTCGACGGCCCGGGCCAGCTGCAGCAGGCGGGCATCGTGGCCCTTCGGGGCCATCAGCATGAGGCCGACCGGCAGGCCTGCCCTGCTGGTGCCGCAGGGCAGGGTGATGGCGCACAGATCAAGCTGGTTGCCGAGGGTGGTGTTGCGCAGGGCAAGCCGGTTGGCACGGTCATAGGCGGGGCCGCCGTCGGCGAGGGCGTCAATTGGCGGCGGGTCGATGGGGATGGCGGGCAGGGCAACGGCATCAAAGCCGGCCATGGCCTCGATGAACTCCCCGCGGATGATTTTCCGTTCACGGACGAGTGTCCAGGCCTCCGCTGCGGTGGGTGCCGCCCCGCCCTCAAAGCGCTTGCGTACCGGCGGGTACATGAGCTCGCCCCTGGCGGTTATCTTCTCCTGCCAGATGGACCATGCCTCGACGGCGGGCAGGGACAGGCCGCGCTCCCAGGTGAGGGCGTTCATGCGCGCAAGGGCCGGCAGGTCTGCGTGGGTAATTTCGGCGCCTGCACGGGCGATGGCGGCAAGGGCCGCCTGCACGGTTTCGGCAATGCCGGGGTCGCACTCATCGAAGACGATCGCGTCGGGAACGAGGAGCCTGCTGTCCGACAGTCGCAGCTGAGATGCCAGCGGATCTGCGTGGCCTGTGAGGAGGCTCCAGATGGCGGCAGCATCGGCGACGCTGCGGGTCAGCGGGCCGATGGTATCGAGGCTCGGGCACAGGGGGACAACGCCGTCGAGGGGTGTTGTGCCATGGCTCGGTTTGAAGCCGACGACGCCGTTCCATGCCGCGGGAATGCGGACGGAGCCGCCGGTATCGGTCCCCATCGCCGCAGCGCACATGCCGCGGGCGAGGCTTGCGCCTGCGCCGGATGACGAGCCGCCGGGTACGCGCGCGGTCGCCCTATCATGCGGGTTGGCCGGGGTGCCGAGCACCGGATTGATGCCGAGGCCCGAAAAGGCCAGTTCGGTCATCGCGGTCTTGCCCAGGCAGACCGTGCCGCCGGCCCCCAGCCGCCGCAGGGCCAGGGCATCGCGGGTCGGTGTGCGGCCCGCCAGCATGGCGGAGCCGGCGCGGCACTCATCACCGGCGCTGTCGAACAGGTCCTTCCATGAGAGCGGAACCCCATCAAGGGGCGAGCGGGGCAGCCCGCGTGTGGCGCGGTCATGGGCAGCGGCCGCTTCGGCGCGGGCGCGGGCGAAGGTGCGCACATAGAAGACATGCGCGTCCGGGTCGCCGGCCTCGATTTCGGCAATGAAGGCTTCGGTGGCATCGCGCGCGTCGGTCCTGCCTGAGGCGATGGCGCGGGCAAGGTCGAGGGCGGATAGGGGGATGGGGTCACTCATGGCGCGCAGCCTAGGGGCTGGCGGGACATTTCGCCACGGGATTGCGCGCCGCCGGTGCTTTGGGCTTGCCGGATGCGGGTCTCTCCGCCACCTTTCCCCCCATGAGCAGGCTTGATGCAGATGTGGTGATCGCCGGGGGCGGTCTTGTGGGGCTTACGGCGGCGCTGGCGCTGGCCAGCGGTGCGGCGGGGACACCGTTCAAGGTGATCGTCGTCGACGCGCTGGACCCGGCGAAGGTCGTGGGTGTCGCCTATGACGGGCGCAACTCGTCGATTGCCTATGCGTCCTGGCGGATGTTCGAGGCGCTGGGCATAGCGACGCGGCTTGAGGGACGCGAGCAGCCGATCAACGATATCCTGGTGACGGACGGCAAGGTGCGCGAAGGCGCGTCGCCGATGTTCCTGCATTTCGCCGCCGCCGAGATCGCCGACGAAACGGGCGACGCGCCGCTTGGCCATTTCGTCGAGAACCGCCATCTGCGCGAGGCGCTGCAGGGCGCTGTTGAGGCATGTGACGCGATCGAGCTGATCGCCCCGATGGCGGTGTCCGGTGTTGCCTATGAGCCGGGCCATGTGGCGGTGACGCTTGCCGATGGCCGGGTGCTGACCGCGAGCCTGTGTGTGGCGGCGGACGGGCGCGGCAGCCCGGTGCGCGAGGCTGCCGGCATCAAGACCATTGGCTGGTCCTACGACCAGATGGGCATCGTCACCACCATGGTGCACGACAAGCCGCATGAGGGTGTGGCGCAGGAATATTTCCTGCCCGGCGGTCCCTTTGCAGTGCTGCCGATGACCGGCAACCGGTCATCGCTGGTGTGGACGGAAAAGACCGATATCGCCAAGGCGATCATGGCGCTGGATGATGCGGGCTTTGCAGCGGAAGCGCAGAACCGGTTCGGCACCTATCTGGGCCATTGCGCGCCTGAGGGCCCGCGCTGGTCCTATCCGCTGTCATTGCAGCTGTCGCGTGACTATGTCCGCCCGCGGCTGGCGCTGGTGGGGGACGCCGCCCATGGCATCCACCCGCTGGCCGGGCAGGGCTACAATCTTGGCATGCGCGATGTGGCGGCGCTGGCCGATGTGCTGATCGAGGCCCGCAAGGTGGGCCTTGATATCGGGGCGCTGACAGTGCTGGACCGGTATCAGCGCTGGCGGCGGTTCGACAGCACGGCGCTGGCCGTGATGACCGACGGGCTCAATCGTCTGTTCTCGAATGATATCGGCCCGCTGCGGCTCGCACGTGACCTCGGGCTCGGCCTCGTCAACCGCTTCGGCCCGGCCCGGCGGCTGTTCATGCGCCAGGCGGCGGGGGCGGTGGGTGAGCTGCCGAGCCTGATGCAGGGCCGCGGCCCGGACGGCAAGGCAGCCTGACGTTTCAGCCCAGCCAGCCCATTTGCCGTCCGCCGATTATGTGGATGTGCGCGTGATAGACGGTTTGGCCGCCCTGCGGGTTGGTGTTGATGACAAGCCGGTAGCCTGACTGTGCCACGCCGTGCTCTTCCGCCATGCGGACCGCGAGGTTGATCATTTCAGCACGGATTGCCGGTGGTGCATCTGCCAGCGAGAAGTAGCGCTTCTTGGGGATCACCAGAAGGTGGACCGGGCCTTGCGGGCTGATGTCCTGGATGACGAAGGCGTTGTCGGTTTCGGCCACCCATTTGTCACGCGGGATCGTTTCGAAGGGGCTTGGCTGTGACAGGCTTTCGGTCTTGATCGCTGGTAGACGCCATTCAGCGGCCCGCCAGAAGATCCAGCTCAGGGGATCAAGTGTCCCGATGGCGAAGGCGGCCAGGGCAATGAGCGGCCATTTGATCCGTGACAGCATGACGGTCCCCCTATGCGGTGCAGCAACCGGGAAACTATCGGCGCCGATCAATCGCGGCTCAAGCCCTTGGCTTTCAGGTCGAGCAGGTAGGCGTGCATCTTGGCGTCAGCGTCACGGCCCAACTCGTAGAGGTAGTCCCAGGTGAACAGGCCTGAATCGTGTCCATCGGAAAAGATGATGCGCAGGGCGTAGGTGCCGACTGGCTCGACATTGGTGATCGCCACGTTGCGCTTGCCGGGCACGGTTTTTTTCTGGCCGGCGCCATGGCCCTGGACCTCGGCGGAGGGGCTTTCCACGCGCAGCAACTCGGCCGGCAGGGTGAACATTGCTCCGTCGTCAAAGGTGACGGTCAGGGTGCGTTCGCTCTTCTTGAGCGAAATGTCCGTGGGCCAGGGGCGCGCTCCTGATCGGCCGGTGCCGCTCATCGCGGGCCTCAGGCGCCTGCTTCTTCGTCGGTCAGCTCGCGGGCTTCTTCCGGCAGCATGATGGGGATGCCGTCGCGGACCGGATAGGCCAGGCGGGCTGCCTTGCTGATGAGTTCCTGCTTGTCCTTGTCGAAGGCCAGGGTGTCGCGGGTGACCGGGCACACCAGGATTTCCAGGAGCTTGGGATCCACTTCGCCGGCTGCGGCGTGCAGGGTGCTGTCAGCTGCGGTGGTGTCGGACATGGGTCGGTTCCTTGAAGGGCCGCGCTTTATTGCAGCGGTGTTTCGTCGTCAGTCTGGGTTTGTGCCAGCGCCATCTCGGCCAGGGCAATCAAAATCTGGTTGCGGTGCTCGAGCGTCTCCGCCTCCAGCATGGCCTGCTTTTCCTGCGGGCCAAAGGGCGAAATCATGCACAGGGAGTTAACCAGCGCTTCGTTGGAGGAGCGGTCGATGGCGTCCCAATCGGCCTGCAGGCCGTTGGCATCAAGATAGCGGCGCAGGATATCGAGCAAGCCGTCGCGGTCCACGTCCAGCTCGCCGGACCCTGCGGCTAGATCATTGGCGAAGGGGGTGAAATCGGCGCGGACCTGGCGGAAGGGCGTTACCGCGTTGAGTTCCTCCACCACCCGGAAGCGGCAGATGCCGGTCAGCGTCATCAGGATGCGGCCGTCATCGGTCTCGTTGAAGGCGGTGATGCGGCCCGCGCAGCCGACGTCGTGGATGTCCGGGCTGGCGCTCGCATCTCCCTCGCCGAACATGGCACCGGGGCTTTTCGGCTGCACCATGCCGATCAGCCGGTCGCCGGACCTCAGGGCCGCATCCACCATGGCGAGGTAGCGGGGCTCGAAGATGTTGAGCGGCAGCACGCCACGGGGCAGCAGCAGGGCGCCGCCCAGGGGAAAGACCGGCAGGGTTGCCGGCAGGTCCGTGAGGGTCTGGTAACGGGAGGCCATAATGCCTTTCTGGTCGCTCTTGCTGCGCCCGCGTGGCGGGCGGCTTCAATCGGGTGCGGTCAGCTGAACAGGACGGCGGACAGCTTGCGCCGGCCGGCCTTGGTGGCGTCGTCCATCGGGCCCCAGGCTTCGAAGAACTGCACGAGCTGCTCGCGGGCCGCTTCGTCATTCCATTTACGTTCCCGGCGGACGATTTCCACCAGGTGGTCGGTCGCGCCTTCCCGGTCGCCGGCGGCGTTCAGCGCCACGGCGAGGTCAAAGCGGGCCTGGTGGTTGGCGGGATCCGCCTCGACGGCGGCCTGGAGCGGGGCGAGATCGTCATTCGCGGTTGCAGCACCTGAGCGGGCCACCTCTAGGGCGGCTGCGGCGCCCTTCACATCCGGGTCTTCGGCAAGCTTGCCCTCGGCAAGGCCGAGCACTTCGGCCGCCCGGTCATGGTCGCCGCTTTCGATGTAGCAGCGGGCGAGGCCGGCGATGGCCTTGGGGTTTTCGCGGTCTTCCTGCAGGACGGCGGCAAAGGCCTGGGCGGCTGCGCCGATGTCGCCTGCATCCAGCGCGGCCTGGCCGGCCTCGAGCATCTGTTCGGCCTGGGTGGGGGCCAGCGCGCCGCCGGCAAGCGCCTCGACGAAGCGCTTTACCTGGCTTTCCGGCAGGGCACCCATGAAGCCGTCCACCGGCTGGCCGTTCTTGAAGGCGAAGACGGCGGGGATCGACTGCACGCGCAGCTGCTGGGCCACTTCCGGGTGCTCGTCGATATTCATCTTCACGAGCTTCACGGCGCCCTGTGCCTGCTGCACCACCTTTTCGATGATCGGGGTGAGCTGCTTGCACGGGCCGCACCAGGGCGCCCAGAAGTCGACGATGACCGGCGTCTGCATGCTGGCTTCCAGCACGTCGGCGGCGAAGGTCTGGGTCGTTGTGTCCTTGATCAGGTCGCCGGCGGCCGGTGCCGCGCTGCCTGCGCCCTGTGCGCTGCCCTGAAGGCCCTGGGGGCCGGTGGCGCCGAGACTGTCACTCATTCAAACTGCTCCTGCCGGGCCTGTCGGGTGTGCCCGGCTGTCCTGTCGGTGTGCTTGTCGGTCGATGGGGCCATATCCGGCGCGAATTTCGCCGGAAGGCGGCCCTTTCCGGACCCTAGATATGGGCATGGGGACCCTTTTGGCTACCCTAGCACGGCACGGGGCGCGCACCAGAGCGCTGAGGGACGGGGAACGGCTCGCCCGGAGGCCGGGAGGGCGCACTTTTTCGCAGTTCCGGTGCATTGAGCCACTTGCATTCGCGCACATCTTGCGCAATAACACCGCTCCCTTGAGACGGGCCTTGCTGCCCGTCCGGCCTTTCAGGCCAGCGTCAGAGCGGGCGTAGCTCAGGGGTAGAGCACAACCTTGCCAAGGTTGGGGTCGTGAGTTCGAATCTCATCGCCCGCTCCAATTCTCCTACAACCGGTATTCGTTTCACATTCGCAGGTATAGCTGCGGATGTGCGCCAGACCCTGCGTGTCTAGTAGCGCGGCCCTTCACCACGCAAGGTGTAGAGCGTGTCGCTGACGCTTTGAGCCGAGTCTGTCAGTTTTTCCTCGGTTGCCTGCTGGGCCTTGATCCACATGGGGTAGGCCTCTTCGAGCTTTTTGCGGCCGGCATCGGTGATGCGGATCGGTTTGGCGCGGCCAGAGGTCTCGGTCATGCGTTCAACCAGGCCCGCGGCCTCAAGCGGTTTCAGGTTGCGGGACAAAGACGTGCGTTCCATCGACAGGACGTCCGCCAGCGCCGAGATGGCGACAGGCTTCAGCCGGGCGATCGAGATCAGCAGGGTGAACTGGGTGATGGTGAGACCGCTCTGCCTGAGCGCTGTGTCATAGCGCCGGGTAACGGCGCGGGCGGTGCTCAGCGCGCGCAGGGCCAGGCAGCGGTCGCCCACATCCTCGATGATCTGTTCGGTGTCCATTAAGTGTAAATACACGCTTGAAGGTCGTCTCACAACGTGTATATACACTTCATGACACAGTATCACGCAGTTGGGATCGGGGCGGCATGACCGGCATATCGAGAGCAGAGAGATTTTTTGAGGGCGCGCTGCGCTATTGGTGGCTGGTGCTGCTAGCAGGCGTTGCGCTGATCGCAGCCACGGCGATGTCGCTGCCCATGCTCACCAAGGACACGTCGGCGGACGCGTTCATCGACGCGGATGAGCCGGCG
The sequence above is drawn from the Pyruvatibacter mobilis genome and encodes:
- a CDS encoding Trm112 family protein, whose product is MSDTTAADSTLHAAAGEVDPKLLEILVCPVTRDTLAFDKDKQELISKAARLAYPVRDGIPIMLPEEARELTDEEAGA
- a CDS encoding MarR family winged helix-turn-helix transcriptional regulator, encoding MDTEQIIEDVGDRCLALRALSTARAVTRRYDTALRQSGLTITQFTLLISIARLKPVAISALADVLSMERTSLSRNLKPLEAAGLVERMTETSGRAKPIRITDAGRKKLEEAYPMWIKAQQATEEKLTDSAQSVSDTLYTLRGEGPRY
- a CDS encoding FAD-dependent monooxygenase, yielding MSRLDADVVIAGGGLVGLTAALALASGAAGTPFKVIVVDALDPAKVVGVAYDGRNSSIAYASWRMFEALGIATRLEGREQPINDILVTDGKVREGASPMFLHFAAAEIADETGDAPLGHFVENRHLREALQGAVEACDAIELIAPMAVSGVAYEPGHVAVTLADGRVLTASLCVAADGRGSPVREAAGIKTIGWSYDQMGIVTTMVHDKPHEGVAQEYFLPGGPFAVLPMTGNRSSLVWTEKTDIAKAIMALDDAGFAAEAQNRFGTYLGHCAPEGPRWSYPLSLQLSRDYVRPRLALVGDAAHGIHPLAGQGYNLGMRDVAALADVLIEARKVGLDIGALTVLDRYQRWRRFDSTALAVMTDGLNRLFSNDIGPLRLARDLGLGLVNRFGPARRLFMRQAAGAVGELPSLMQGRGPDGKAA
- a CDS encoding gamma-butyrobetaine hydroxylase-like domain-containing protein; this translates as MSGTGRSGARPWPTDISLKKSERTLTVTFDDGAMFTLPAELLRVESPSAEVQGHGAGQKKTVPGKRNVAITNVEPVGTYALRIIFSDGHDSGLFTWDYLYELGRDADAKMHAYLLDLKAKGLSRD
- a CDS encoding amidase — translated: MSDPIPLSALDLARAIASGRTDARDATEAFIAEIEAGDPDAHVFYVRTFARARAEAAAAHDRATRGLPRSPLDGVPLSWKDLFDSAGDECRAGSAMLAGRTPTRDALALRRLGAGGTVCLGKTAMTELAFSGLGINPVLGTPANPHDRATARVPGGSSSGAGASLARGMCAAAMGTDTGGSVRIPAAWNGVVGFKPSHGTTPLDGVVPLCPSLDTIGPLTRSVADAAAIWSLLTGHADPLASQLRLSDSRLLVPDAIVFDECDPGIAETVQAALAAIARAGAEITHADLPALARMNALTWERGLSLPAVEAWSIWQEKITARGELMYPPVRKRFEGGAAPTAAEAWTLVRERKIIRGEFIEAMAGFDAVALPAIPIDPPPIDALADGGPAYDRANRLALRNTTLGNQLDLCAITLPCGTSRAGLPVGLMLMAPKGHDARLLQLARAVEAVLS
- a CDS encoding HIT domain-containing protein, encoding MLSRIKWPLIALAAFAIGTLDPLSWIFWRAAEWRLPAIKTESLSQPSPFETIPRDKWVAETDNAFVIQDISPQGPVHLLVIPKKRYFSLADAPPAIRAEMINLAVRMAEEHGVAQSGYRLVINTNPQGGQTVYHAHIHIIGGRQMGWLG
- a CDS encoding PQQ-dependent dehydrogenase, methanol/ethanol family, producing MSYWKGPGSVTPAMAGLAIGAVFIVSALALGPGGSTGTAPAPAEMDQTADTPASEEAGAQEAGADAAAAAAVPSIEEATQITKARIVAADSEPQNWLSHGRTYSEQRYSPLTQVNADNVDELGLAWSYEMYTTRGLEASPIVVDGYMFVTGNWGVTHAIDARTGEELWMFDPKVPGEWGRYGCCDVVNRGVAVWEGKVYVASFDGRLHALDAKTGTPIWQVDTVNNTPPYTITGAPRVINGKVIIGNGGAELGVRGYFTAYDANTGEELWRFYTVPGNPDEPVENPHLEAAMDTWSMGEGYDGPPWWEVGGGGTTWDSMVYDAELNTLYVGVGNGSPWARYVRSPGGGDNLYLSSILAVNPDTGELKWHYQTTPGDTWDYTATQHIILADMEIDGDMRKVAMQAPKNGFFYVLDRVTGELISAEKYTLVTWASHVDMETGRPVETPESNYKDQTQVVLPGAIGGHNWHPMAYNPDTGLVYIPAMETFGIYADAYESYEIQERWWNTGMKWDAYYDEIIRTLEAEGDLPYNRGVLKAWDPVKQKEAWAVVHTDHWNGGVLTTAGNLVFQGTGDGKFRAYRADNGEQLLEIETKTGIIAPPITYAVDGEQFVAVLLGWGGAAITAGDARTASAARYGNEGRLLVFKLGGEAEYPEVIEKNLDIPEPPTDVQLSAMEIRKGGQLFMGTCALCHGALAVSPGVAPDLRYMSEGVHANFKDIVANGILAHSGMAKFSDLHTDEEFDLMYGYIVARAREDRKAALAAQEGQNGG
- the trxA gene encoding thioredoxin; translated protein: MSDSLGATGPQGLQGSAQGAGSAAPAAGDLIKDTTTQTFAADVLEASMQTPVIVDFWAPWCGPCKQLTPIIEKVVQQAQGAVKLVKMNIDEHPEVAQQLRVQSIPAVFAFKNGQPVDGFMGALPESQVKRFVEALAGGALAPTQAEQMLEAGQAALDAGDIGAAAQAFAAVLQEDRENPKAIAGLARCYIESGDHDRAAEVLGLAEGKLAEDPDVKGAAAALEVARSGAATANDDLAPLQAAVEADPANHQARFDLAVALNAAGDREGATDHLVEIVRRERKWNDEAAREQLVQFFEAWGPMDDATKAGRRKLSAVLFS
- a CDS encoding LON peptidase substrate-binding domain-containing protein; its protein translation is MASRYQTLTDLPATLPVFPLGGALLLPRGVLPLNIFEPRYLAMVDAALRSGDRLIGMVQPKSPGAMFGEGDASASPDIHDVGCAGRITAFNETDDGRILMTLTGICRFRVVEELNAVTPFRQVRADFTPFANDLAAGSGELDVDRDGLLDILRRYLDANGLQADWDAIDRSSNEALVNSLCMISPFGPQEKQAMLEAETLEHRNQILIALAEMALAQTQTDDETPLQ